A window of Mycolicibacterium fluoranthenivorans contains these coding sequences:
- a CDS encoding glutamine synthetase family protein, protein MLTQIELERLVADGEIDTVIVAFTDMQGRLTGKRVSARLFVEDVAAHGAECCNYLLAVDVDMNTVDGYAISSWETGYGDMVMTADFSTLRLLPWLPGTALVMADLSWGSGGPDGRPVVQAPRTILRGQLDRLADRGLAAFVGTELEFMVFDDSYRAAWAADYRGLTPATDYNVDYAMLASTRMEPLLRDIRRGMEGAGMYCEGVKGECNLGQQEIAFRYADALVTCDNHTIYKNGAKEIADQHGKSLTFMAKYDEREGNSCHIHLSFRGADGTAVFADDADPDGMSAMFRSFVAGQLATLRELTLFYAPNINSYKRFVDGSFAPTAVAWGMDNRTCALRVVGHGHGMRMECRAPGGDVNQYLAVAALIAGGLHGIEQGLELEPACTGNAYSGGAPRLPTTLAEAADLFAGSAVARAAFGDDVVDHYLNNARVELTAFNGAVTDWERRRGFERL, encoded by the coding sequence ATGCTGACGCAGATCGAACTCGAACGTCTCGTCGCCGACGGTGAGATCGACACCGTCATCGTCGCGTTCACCGACATGCAGGGCCGCCTCACCGGCAAACGGGTGTCGGCCCGGTTGTTCGTCGAGGACGTCGCCGCCCACGGCGCCGAATGTTGCAACTACCTGCTTGCCGTCGACGTGGACATGAACACCGTCGACGGGTACGCCATCTCCAGCTGGGAGACCGGCTACGGCGATATGGTCATGACGGCCGATTTCAGCACCCTGCGACTGCTGCCCTGGCTGCCCGGCACCGCCTTGGTGATGGCCGATCTGTCGTGGGGTTCTGGTGGGCCCGACGGTCGTCCCGTGGTCCAGGCGCCGCGCACCATCCTGCGCGGGCAGCTCGACCGGCTCGCCGACCGGGGGCTGGCGGCCTTCGTCGGCACCGAACTGGAATTCATGGTGTTCGACGACAGCTACCGGGCCGCCTGGGCGGCCGATTATCGCGGGCTGACGCCGGCGACCGACTACAACGTCGACTACGCGATGCTGGCCTCGACCCGGATGGAGCCGCTGCTGCGCGATATCCGGCGCGGGATGGAAGGCGCCGGGATGTACTGCGAGGGGGTGAAAGGGGAATGCAATCTCGGCCAGCAGGAGATCGCGTTCCGCTACGCCGACGCGCTGGTCACCTGCGACAACCACACGATCTACAAGAACGGCGCCAAGGAGATCGCCGACCAGCACGGCAAGTCGCTGACGTTCATGGCGAAATACGATGAGCGCGAAGGCAACAGCTGCCACATCCACCTGTCGTTCCGGGGGGCCGACGGCACCGCGGTATTCGCCGACGACGCCGACCCCGACGGCATGTCGGCGATGTTCCGCAGCTTCGTGGCCGGCCAGCTGGCGACCCTGCGTGAGCTGACGTTGTTCTACGCGCCGAACATCAACTCCTACAAGCGTTTCGTCGACGGCAGCTTCGCGCCCACCGCGGTGGCCTGGGGTATGGACAACCGCACCTGCGCGCTGCGGGTGGTCGGGCACGGTCACGGGATGCGGATGGAATGCCGCGCGCCCGGCGGCGACGTGAATCAGTACCTGGCCGTCGCCGCCCTGATCGCCGGCGGGTTGCACGGTATCGAGCAGGGCCTGGAACTGGAACCGGCATGTACCGGTAATGCCTACAGCGGTGGGGCCCCACGCCTGCCCACCACCTTGGCCGAGGCGGCCGATCTGTTCGCGGGATCGGCGGTGGCCCGGGCGGCCTTCGGCGACGACGTCGTCGACCACTACCTCAACAATGCGCGTGTCGAACTGACGGCCTTCAACGGCGCCGTCACGGATTGGGAAAGGAGACGCGGCTTTGAGCGGCTCTGA
- a CDS encoding HoxN/HupN/NixA family nickel/cobalt transporter yields the protein MASRFDRPDVISIATLGGVVLALHVFGWGVLIFGVAPQHITLGSAGVFGVGLGLTAYLLGVRHAFDADHIAVIDNTTRKLVGEGTRTLSSGFWFSLGHSSVVFGLAFLLALGVRAVVGPVQDESSAMLQTLGLIGSVVAGTFLILIGLTNLAAVVGIAKVFRAMRSGALDETELERQLHRRGFLARLLGRVMDRVSKPWHLYPVGLLMGLGFDTATQVALLVLAAGAAAFTLPWYAVLVLPVLFAAGMSLFDSLDGIFMARAYGWALLKPIRKVYYNLTVTVLSVFVALVIGVIVLTGLLVDRLGITSGPLAAVGSADLEFVGFVIVGLFVVTWLVSLGIWRFGRIEERWEAVPGA from the coding sequence ATGGCCTCGCGCTTCGATCGCCCCGACGTGATCTCGATCGCCACTCTCGGCGGTGTGGTCCTCGCGCTCCACGTATTCGGCTGGGGCGTGCTCATTTTCGGGGTGGCACCCCAGCACATCACGTTGGGCTCGGCCGGTGTGTTCGGGGTCGGGCTCGGGCTGACGGCGTACCTGCTCGGGGTGCGGCACGCCTTCGACGCCGACCACATCGCGGTGATCGACAACACCACGCGCAAGCTGGTGGGTGAGGGAACCCGGACCTTGTCGTCCGGGTTCTGGTTCTCGCTCGGGCATTCCAGTGTGGTGTTCGGCCTGGCGTTCCTGCTGGCGCTCGGCGTGCGCGCCGTCGTCGGCCCGGTCCAGGACGAGAGCTCGGCGATGCTGCAGACCTTGGGCCTGATCGGCTCGGTGGTCGCGGGCACCTTCCTGATCCTGATCGGGCTGACCAATCTGGCGGCGGTGGTCGGTATCGCCAAGGTCTTCCGGGCCATGCGCAGCGGTGCGCTCGACGAGACCGAACTCGAGCGGCAGTTGCACCGCCGCGGCTTCCTGGCGCGGTTGCTCGGCAGGGTGATGGACCGGGTCAGCAAGCCGTGGCACCTGTACCCGGTCGGGTTGTTGATGGGTCTGGGATTCGACACCGCCACCCAGGTGGCGCTGCTGGTGCTGGCGGCCGGGGCGGCGGCGTTCACTCTGCCCTGGTATGCCGTCCTGGTGCTGCCGGTGCTGTTCGCCGCGGGGATGAGCCTGTTCGACAGCCTGGACGGGATCTTCATGGCCCGCGCCTACGGCTGGGCGCTGCTCAAGCCGATCCGCAAGGTGTACTACAACCTCACCGTCACCGTGCTCTCGGTCTTCGTCGCACTGGTCATCGGCGTGATCGTGCTGACCGGTCTGCTCGTCGACCGGCTGGGGATCACGTCGGGCCCGCTGGCCGCCGTCGGTTCGGCCGACCTGGAATTCGTCGGCTTCGTCATCGTCGGGCTGTTCGTGGTGACCTGGCTGGTCTCCCTCGGGATCTGGCGTTTCGGCCGGATCGAGGAACGCTGGGAGGCCGTGCCGGGAGCCTGA
- a CDS encoding aldehyde dehydrogenase family protein, whose translation MSVTEVVNPATEEVLRTVDLLDVGAVDDAVARAVSAQRRWARLAPAERAAGLRAFAATVDAHIDELAALEVANSGHPIGQAEWEAGHVRDVLTYYAASPERLSGKQIPVAGGLDVTFHEPLGVVGVITPWNFPMTIAAWGFAPALAAGNAVVLKPAEWTPLTSIRLGQLALESGLPSGLFQVLPGAGTVVGERFVTHPEVRKVVFTGSTRVGTRVMAGAAAQIKRVTLELGGKSANIIFDDCDLERAAATAPYGVFDNAGQDCCARSRILVQRNVYDRFMELLEPAVKGVVVGDPTVRTTEMGPLVSRPHWESVSAYVPDDAPVAFRGSAPAGAGYWFAPTVLTPERTHRTVTEEIFGPVVTVLPFEDEADAIALANATSYGLSGSIWTDNVSRALRVSRAVEAGNLSVNSHSSVRYTTPFGGFKQSGLGRELGPDAPLSFTETKNVFFAVSEADS comes from the coding sequence ATGAGCGTCACCGAGGTCGTCAACCCGGCCACCGAGGAGGTGCTGCGTACCGTCGATCTGCTCGACGTCGGCGCGGTCGATGACGCGGTGGCACGCGCGGTGTCGGCGCAGCGTCGCTGGGCCCGGCTGGCGCCCGCGGAACGGGCCGCGGGATTGCGCGCCTTCGCCGCGACCGTGGACGCCCATATCGACGAACTCGCGGCGCTGGAGGTCGCCAACTCCGGGCATCCGATCGGCCAGGCCGAGTGGGAGGCCGGCCATGTGCGCGATGTGCTGACCTACTACGCGGCCAGTCCGGAACGCCTGTCCGGCAAGCAGATTCCGGTCGCCGGAGGCCTGGACGTGACCTTCCACGAGCCCCTCGGTGTGGTCGGGGTGATCACCCCGTGGAACTTCCCGATGACCATCGCGGCCTGGGGGTTCGCCCCGGCGCTGGCCGCCGGGAACGCGGTCGTGCTCAAACCGGCCGAATGGACGCCGCTCACCTCGATCCGGCTCGGTCAGCTGGCCCTTGAGTCAGGGTTGCCATCCGGGCTTTTCCAGGTGCTGCCCGGCGCGGGAACGGTGGTGGGGGAGCGATTCGTCACCCACCCCGAGGTGCGCAAGGTGGTGTTCACCGGTTCCACCCGGGTCGGCACCCGGGTGATGGCGGGGGCGGCCGCACAGATCAAACGGGTCACGCTGGAGCTGGGCGGCAAGAGCGCCAACATCATCTTCGACGACTGTGATCTGGAGCGCGCCGCCGCCACGGCACCCTACGGTGTGTTCGACAACGCCGGTCAGGACTGCTGCGCTCGCAGCCGGATCCTGGTGCAGCGCAACGTCTACGACCGGTTCATGGAACTCCTCGAACCCGCCGTCAAGGGTGTGGTGGTCGGCGACCCGACCGTCCGCACCACCGAGATGGGACCGTTGGTGTCCAGACCGCACTGGGAGTCGGTGTCCGCCTATGTTCCCGATGACGCGCCGGTGGCCTTCCGCGGATCGGCCCCTGCGGGCGCCGGGTACTGGTTCGCGCCCACCGTGCTCACCCCGGAGCGCACCCACCGCACGGTGACCGAGGAAATCTTCGGGCCGGTGGTGACGGTGCTGCCGTTCGAGGACGAGGCCGATGCGATCGCCCTCGCCAACGCCACCTCCTACGGGCTGTCCGGGTCGATCTGGACCGACAACGTGTCGCGGGCCCTGCGGGTGTCGCGCGCGGTGGAGGCGGGCAACCTCAGCGTCAACTCGCACTCGTCGGTGCGCTACACCACCCCGTTCGGCGGCTTCAAACAGTCCGGCCTGGGTCGCGAGCTGGGCCCCGACGCGCCGCTGTCCTTCACCGAGACCAAGAATGTCTTCTTCGCCGTGAGTGAAGCGGACAGTTGA
- the mtr gene encoding mycothione reductase, with the protein MQHYDLTIIGTGSGNSIPDPGYDARYGDMRIALCEQGTFGGTCLNVGCIPTKMFVYAAEVAHTVRTSARYGIDAHIDEVRWPDIVDRVFGRIDPIAAGGEAYKRGLSNIDVYDSHTRFTGVQHGRYLLRTEAGDEFSSDQVVIAAGSRASVPPAIHDCGVAYHTSDTIMRIEELPEHLVIVGGGFVAAEFAHVFSALGVRVTVVVRGPGMLTHCDETICHRFTDLAKQKWDLRTHVNVTGARTEAGRTVLELDDGSEIDTDVLLVATGRIPNGDLLDAQTAGVAVEDGSVVVDEYQRTTARGVFALGDVSSAFQLKHVANHEMRVTRHNLLQDWDDTAAMVASDHRFVPSAVFTDPQIAVVGLTEAEARDAGLDIVVKVQGYGDTAYGWAMEDTVGVAKLIGERGTGRILGAHILGYQASSIIQPLIQAMSLGQTAEEVATKQYWIHPALPEVIENALLGLL; encoded by the coding sequence GTGCAGCATTACGACCTGACCATCATCGGTACCGGCTCGGGCAACAGCATCCCCGACCCCGGCTATGACGCCCGCTACGGCGATATGCGCATCGCGCTCTGCGAGCAGGGCACCTTCGGCGGCACGTGCCTCAACGTCGGCTGCATACCGACGAAGATGTTCGTCTACGCGGCCGAGGTCGCCCACACGGTACGGACGTCGGCACGCTACGGGATCGATGCGCATATCGACGAGGTCCGCTGGCCCGATATCGTCGACCGGGTCTTCGGCCGTATCGACCCGATCGCAGCCGGCGGCGAGGCCTACAAACGGGGGCTGTCCAATATCGACGTCTACGACAGCCACACCCGGTTCACCGGCGTGCAGCACGGCCGCTATCTGTTGCGTACCGAGGCCGGTGACGAGTTCAGCTCGGATCAGGTGGTCATCGCGGCGGGATCGCGTGCCTCGGTGCCGCCGGCGATCCACGACTGCGGCGTGGCCTACCACACCAGCGACACCATCATGCGGATCGAGGAACTCCCCGAGCATCTGGTGATCGTCGGCGGCGGTTTCGTGGCCGCCGAGTTCGCGCACGTGTTCTCCGCACTCGGGGTGCGGGTGACCGTCGTGGTGCGCGGGCCGGGAATGCTCACGCACTGCGATGAGACGATCTGCCATCGCTTCACCGATCTGGCGAAACAGAAGTGGGATCTGCGCACTCACGTCAACGTGACCGGAGCGCGCACCGAGGCGGGGCGCACGGTGCTCGAACTCGACGACGGGTCCGAGATCGACACCGATGTGTTGCTGGTCGCCACCGGCCGGATCCCGAACGGGGATCTGCTGGACGCGCAGACGGCCGGGGTGGCCGTCGAGGACGGCAGCGTGGTGGTCGACGAGTACCAGCGCACCACCGCGCGCGGCGTTTTCGCCCTCGGCGACGTGTCATCGGCGTTTCAGCTCAAACACGTGGCCAATCACGAAATGCGCGTGACCCGGCACAACCTGCTCCAGGACTGGGACGACACCGCGGCGATGGTGGCCAGCGATCACCGGTTCGTGCCCTCGGCGGTGTTCACCGATCCGCAGATTGCCGTGGTCGGCCTCACCGAAGCCGAGGCGCGAGACGCCGGTCTGGACATCGTGGTCAAGGTGCAGGGCTACGGGGACACCGCGTACGGCTGGGCCATGGAGGACACCGTCGGTGTCGCCAAACTGATCGGCGAGCGTGGCACCGGCCGAATCCTGGGTGCGCACATCCTGGGGTATCAGGCCTCCTCGATCATCCAGCCCTTGATCCAGGCGATGAGCCTCGGCCAGACCGCCGAAGAGGTTGCCACCAAGCAGTATTGGATCCATCCGGCCCTGCCGGAGGTGATCGAGAACGCGCTGCTGGGCCTGCTCTGA
- a CDS encoding FadR/GntR family transcriptional regulator → MPDPLPARERPAAEAAASSLLRPVRLGNAFEDTVGRLLETIRLGVLAPGESLPPERELAARLGVSRDTVREAIKSLADAGYLVSKRGRYGGTFLATEMPVLPTGAERPGITREEIDDAVRLREILEVGAARMAAGRSLTAVDRERLWSRLRDVRGADPDDYRRLDSRLHLAIAEAAGSPSLVPLVAQNRMRINALLDQIPLLSRNIAHSDEQHESIVMAILAGDAEGAGAAMAAHIAGSTALLHGFLD, encoded by the coding sequence ATGCCGGATCCACTGCCCGCACGTGAGCGCCCCGCCGCGGAGGCGGCGGCATCCTCACTGCTGCGCCCGGTCCGGCTGGGCAACGCCTTCGAGGACACCGTCGGGCGGCTGCTGGAGACCATCCGGCTCGGTGTGCTGGCGCCGGGGGAATCCCTGCCGCCGGAGCGGGAACTGGCAGCGCGGCTCGGGGTCAGCAGGGACACCGTCCGCGAGGCCATCAAGTCCCTGGCCGACGCCGGCTATCTGGTCTCCAAGCGCGGGCGTTACGGCGGCACCTTCCTGGCCACCGAGATGCCCGTCCTGCCCACCGGCGCCGAGCGGCCGGGGATCACCCGGGAGGAGATCGACGACGCGGTGCGGCTGCGGGAGATCCTGGAGGTCGGCGCGGCGCGGATGGCGGCGGGGCGCAGCCTGACCGCCGTCGACAGGGAGAGACTCTGGTCCCGCCTGCGCGACGTGCGCGGCGCCGACCCCGACGACTACCGCAGGCTCGATTCCCGACTGCATCTGGCGATCGCCGAGGCCGCGGGATCACCGTCGCTGGTACCGCTGGTGGCCCAGAACCGGATGCGGATCAATGCCCTGCTGGACCAGATCCCGCTGTTGTCGCGCAATATCGCGCACTCCGACGAACAGCACGAGTCCATCGTGATGGCGATCCTGGCCGGGGACGCCGAGGGCGCCGGGGCGGCGATGGCGGCCCATATCGCCGGCTCGACCGCGCTGCTGCACGGTTTCCTGGACTGA
- a CDS encoding ArsR/SmtB family transcription factor, whose protein sequence is MTDTGDPAVVQRASAALSDVDTGGWARRFDLLSDQHRLEILLSLHRAPGICVSDLAAALGRSENAVSQALRVLRDQGWVTSTRVGRMVTYRLDDDVVHDLLHWIGARHS, encoded by the coding sequence GTGACCGATACCGGGGACCCCGCCGTCGTGCAGCGCGCATCCGCCGCGCTGTCCGATGTCGACACCGGTGGCTGGGCCCGGCGCTTCGATCTGCTCTCCGATCAGCATCGCCTCGAGATCCTGCTGTCGCTGCACCGGGCTCCCGGCATCTGCGTCAGCGATCTCGCCGCGGCACTGGGCCGTTCGGAGAATGCGGTGTCGCAAGCCCTTCGAGTGTTGCGCGATCAGGGCTGGGTCACCAGCACCCGGGTCGGCCGGATGGTGACCTACCGGCTCGACGACGATGTGGTGCACGATCTGCTGCACTGGATCGGCGCCCGGCATTCCTGA
- a CDS encoding alpha/beta fold hydrolase, producing MPSTMVTVDGVPVAVEVAGPDKGGVVVLLGAAAPGARAYDAVCQRLHTASLRTIVIYPDPQLTAKAVVGVLDALGVRWGLLVGDRFGGELAWELAATRLDRFIGLVVIDRGHPRVADQSGVVRNEHCPPVELNTTVLVSNPAARAVAQASQRYVYGEYRQVELVSRRNAGESTAQVAAEIVMRTSTW from the coding sequence ATGCCCTCGACCATGGTGACCGTCGACGGGGTGCCTGTCGCTGTCGAGGTGGCGGGCCCCGACAAGGGCGGGGTGGTGGTGCTGCTCGGCGCCGCTGCGCCCGGTGCCCGCGCCTACGACGCCGTGTGCCAGCGCCTGCATACCGCCTCGCTCCGGACGATCGTCATCTATCCCGACCCTCAGTTGACGGCCAAAGCGGTGGTGGGGGTGCTCGATGCCCTCGGGGTGCGCTGGGGTCTGCTGGTGGGCGATCGGTTCGGCGGCGAACTGGCCTGGGAACTGGCGGCGACGCGGCTGGATCGGTTCATCGGGCTGGTGGTGATCGACCGGGGACATCCACGGGTCGCCGATCAGTCCGGCGTCGTCCGTAACGAACACTGTCCGCCGGTGGAACTGAACACCACTGTGCTGGTGAGCAATCCGGCCGCGCGTGCGGTGGCACAGGCCAGCCAGCGCTACGTCTACGGTGAGTACCGGCAGGTGGAGCTGGTCAGCCGGCGGAACGCGGGCGAGTCCACCGCCCAGGTCGCCGCCGAGATCGTGATGCGCACCAGCACGTGGTAG
- a CDS encoding amino acid permease — protein MPEGHELLDEDERHLASLGYAQELHRSWSGFSNFAISFSIISILAGCFTSFGLGWNNGGPAAIAWGWPIISVFILMIGLCMSELVSAFPTSGGIYWWAAKLGGPKAGYYTGWLNLVGLIAILASVAYGSATFLDLTLSTFSETWASGYSLTRVFVMFLVILVIVATINIFSSHLLAVINNISVWWHVAGAVIVIAILWLIPTRHASLSTVFATTVNNTGFFGGSTSGLGFLFFVLPMSAILTQYTITGYDASAHLSEETKSAADGAAKGIWRSIFYSAIGGWILLLTFLFAVQDVDGVTAGGGAVATIFTQAMDSKWVGIVLLISTAGQLFCTTACQTSASRMLFAFSRDRAVPGHQLWSKVNAKRVPANAVIVTAVIAAIITLPALVKVDINGAPVPVAFFAVVSIGVVGLYLCFAVPIYYRWKAGDDFPLGKWNLRGHHKWMAPLALAEIVVTSIIAMFPTSIGGAPWDPSFELKFVNYTPILVGVVLLLLAIYWQLSVRHWFTGPVKQVDLSGEALVDDGV, from the coding sequence GTGCCCGAAGGCCACGAACTGCTCGATGAGGACGAGAGGCATCTCGCCAGCCTGGGTTACGCCCAGGAACTGCACCGGTCGTGGTCGGGATTCTCCAACTTCGCCATCTCGTTCTCGATCATCTCCATCCTGGCCGGCTGCTTCACCTCGTTCGGGCTCGGCTGGAACAACGGTGGACCGGCGGCCATCGCCTGGGGCTGGCCGATCATCTCGGTCTTCATCCTGATGATCGGGCTGTGTATGTCCGAGTTGGTCTCGGCATTCCCGACATCCGGTGGAATCTATTGGTGGGCAGCCAAACTCGGTGGCCCCAAGGCCGGTTACTACACCGGCTGGCTCAATCTCGTCGGCCTGATCGCCATCCTGGCGTCGGTGGCGTACGGCAGCGCCACCTTCCTCGACCTGACCTTGAGCACCTTCAGCGAGACATGGGCCTCCGGATACAGCCTGACCAGGGTCTTCGTCATGTTCCTGGTGATTCTGGTGATCGTCGCGACCATCAACATCTTCTCCTCGCACCTGCTGGCCGTGATCAACAACATCTCGGTGTGGTGGCATGTCGCGGGCGCGGTGATCGTCATCGCGATCCTGTGGCTGATCCCCACCCGGCACGCCAGCCTCTCCACCGTGTTCGCCACCACGGTCAACAACACCGGCTTCTTCGGCGGGTCGACCTCGGGGCTGGGGTTCCTGTTCTTCGTGCTGCCGATGTCGGCGATCCTCACGCAGTACACGATCACCGGATACGACGCGTCGGCCCACCTGTCCGAGGAGACCAAGAGCGCGGCCGACGGTGCCGCCAAAGGCATCTGGCGCTCGATCTTCTACTCCGCCATCGGCGGCTGGATCCTGTTGCTCACCTTCCTTTTCGCGGTCCAGGACGTCGACGGGGTGACGGCGGGCGGCGGCGCGGTCGCCACCATCTTCACCCAGGCCATGGATTCGAAGTGGGTCGGCATCGTGCTGCTGATCTCCACGGCGGGCCAGCTGTTCTGCACCACCGCCTGCCAGACCAGCGCATCGCGGATGCTGTTCGCGTTCAGCCGCGACCGTGCGGTGCCCGGCCACCAGCTGTGGTCCAAGGTCAACGCCAAGCGGGTACCGGCCAACGCGGTCATCGTCACCGCTGTGATCGCCGCGATCATCACGCTGCCCGCGCTGGTCAAGGTCGACATCAACGGCGCACCGGTCCCGGTTGCGTTCTTCGCCGTGGTGTCCATCGGTGTGGTCGGGCTCTACCTGTGCTTCGCGGTGCCGATCTACTACCGCTGGAAGGCCGGCGACGACTTCCCGCTGGGCAAATGGAACCTGCGCGGTCACCACAAGTGGATGGCGCCGCTGGCGCTGGCCGAGATCGTCGTCACCTCGATCATCGCGATGTTCCCGACCTCGATCGGCGGCGCACCCTGGGATCCCAGTTTCGAGTTGAAGTTCGTCAACTACACCCCGATCCTGGTGGGCGTCGTCCTGCTGCTGCTCGCGATCTATTGGCAACTGTCGGTGCGGCATTGGTTCACCGGACCGGTCAAGCAGGTCGACCTCAGCGGCGAGGCCCTGGTCGACGACGGGGTCTGA
- a CDS encoding gamma-glutamyl-gamma-aminobutyrate hydrolase family protein — protein MRPVIGLTTYLQQAQTGVWDVQASFLPAIYIEGVNLGGGTAMLLPPQPAGAAVAERVLDGVDGLIITGGRDVDPQSYGQQRHPATDEPAGPRDEWEFALLAVALRRGMPVLGICRGAQVLNVALGGTLHQHLPDVLGHTRHQQGNAVFSTSAVHTVPGTRLAALIGESSHAQCYHHQAIDRLGDGLIISAQETADGVIEAVELPGEQFVVAVQWHPEERLDDLRLFAGLVQAATSYASERVS, from the coding sequence ATGAGACCCGTCATCGGGCTGACCACCTATCTGCAGCAGGCGCAGACGGGGGTGTGGGATGTGCAGGCCAGTTTCCTGCCGGCGATCTACATCGAGGGCGTCAACCTCGGCGGCGGGACGGCGATGCTGCTGCCGCCGCAGCCGGCCGGCGCCGCGGTGGCCGAGCGGGTGCTCGACGGTGTCGACGGACTGATCATCACCGGTGGTCGCGACGTCGACCCGCAAAGCTATGGCCAGCAACGGCATCCGGCCACCGACGAGCCGGCCGGTCCGCGCGACGAGTGGGAGTTCGCGCTGCTGGCGGTCGCCCTGCGCCGCGGTATGCCGGTGCTCGGCATCTGCCGCGGCGCCCAGGTGCTCAACGTGGCCCTCGGCGGCACCCTGCACCAGCACCTGCCCGATGTGCTCGGCCACACCCGCCACCAGCAGGGCAACGCGGTGTTCTCCACCTCCGCCGTGCACACGGTTCCCGGAACCCGGCTGGCCGCCCTCATCGGCGAGTCCTCGCACGCCCAGTGCTATCACCACCAGGCCATCGACCGGCTCGGTGACGGGTTGATCATCAGCGCTCAGGAGACCGCCGACGGGGTGATCGAAGCGGTCGAGCTGCCCGGTGAGCAGTTCGTCGTCGCGGTGCAGTGGCATCCCGAGGAACGGCTCGACGACCTGCGCCTGTTCGCCGGCCTGGTGCAGGCCGCCACCAGTTATGCGTCGGAAAGGGTTTCATGA
- a CDS encoding 3-oxoacyl-ACP reductase: MDLTQRLKDKVAVITGGASGIGLATAKRMQAEGAVVVIGDIDPVTGQAVADELNVTFVQVDVSDEAAVDRLFDTAFEVHGGVDIAFNNAGISPPDDDLIENTELPAWQRVQDINLKSVYLCCRAALRHMVPAQKGSIINTASFVAVMGSATSQISYTASKGGVLAMSRELGVQFARQGIRVNALCPGPVNTPLLQELFAKDPERAARRLVHVPVGRFAEPEELAAAVAFLASDDASFITGSTFLVDGGISGHYVTPL; this comes from the coding sequence ATGGATCTGACCCAGCGACTGAAGGACAAGGTCGCCGTCATCACCGGGGGTGCGAGCGGTATCGGATTGGCGACGGCCAAGCGGATGCAGGCCGAAGGCGCCGTCGTCGTCATCGGTGATATCGACCCGGTCACCGGGCAGGCCGTCGCCGATGAGCTGAACGTCACGTTCGTGCAGGTCGACGTCTCGGACGAAGCCGCGGTGGATCGGCTGTTCGACACCGCCTTCGAGGTGCACGGGGGAGTCGACATCGCCTTCAACAACGCCGGGATCAGCCCACCCGACGATGATCTGATCGAGAACACCGAGCTGCCGGCCTGGCAGCGGGTGCAGGACATCAACCTCAAGAGCGTGTATCTGTGCTGCCGGGCGGCCCTGCGCCATATGGTGCCCGCCCAGAAGGGCTCGATCATCAACACCGCGTCGTTCGTCGCGGTGATGGGTTCGGCCACCTCACAGATCTCCTACACCGCGTCCAAGGGTGGGGTGCTGGCCATGTCACGCGAACTCGGGGTGCAGTTCGCCCGCCAGGGCATCCGGGTCAACGCCCTGTGCCCGGGACCGGTGAACACGCCGCTGCTGCAGGAGCTGTTCGCCAAGGACCCCGAGCGCGCCGCGCGCCGGCTGGTGCACGTGCCGGTGGGCAGGTTCGCCGAGCCCGAGGAGCTGGCGGCCGCGGTCGCGTTCCTCGCCAGCGACGACGCCTCGTTCATCACCGGATCGACCTTCCTGGTCGACGGTGGCATCAGTGGCCACTACGTCACTCCGCTCTGA